Within the Pseudomonadota bacterium genome, the region AAATCAATCTTTGAGAAAACATTCTTTAAAAAAAACGAGAATCGTCTGTAGTTTTTAAGGGTGGCGTCGGATATCCTGCCGTTTATGATAAATACCGGTATACCGCGTTTTTTTACTTCCCATATCAGATTCGGCCAGAGTTCGGTTTCAACTATGATAAGGGCTTTAAAGGTAGAACCATTTATAAAATGTCTTATTGAGTAAGTCAGGTCAAAGGGTAAAGAAAAGACATCAACGCTGTTGCCGAATTTTTTTCTTAAAAGATCTCGTGTGTAATAGGTATTTGTGGTTATTGTAAATTGATGGAAATTGAAATGAGATTTCATATAGTTGACAAGTGTTTCAGCAATTGCTGCTTCACCGATAGAAGCGGCATGAATCCAAATAGCGTCTTTTATAGCAGCATGTTTTGTGCTGAAAAACAAGCGTTCAGCAAGGTTTTTCCGTATTTTTACCTTCATAAGTGCAAAAAGGATAAAAAATGGAAGAATAATATTGATGACAATATTATATGTTACTTTCCACATGCCATATCATCTGCTTTTTCGGTTAAGTTTTTTAGTGTGTTCTCAAGCTCAATTCTTATTTTTTCTATTTCATCCGAATCAGCTTCTTTGCCTATAAAAATCGGCTTTCCCCAGAGAAACAGAATTTTTGAAAAGGGACAGGGGATAATAAAGCTGTCCCAGGAATGAAAAGTTTTTTTTTACTTGCACTATAGCTTATAGGGACTATAGCTTTCCCCGTAATTTTAGCCAACTCAATAATGCCTTTTTTTACAACATATTTTGGTCCTTTTGGGCCATCCGGTGTGATGGCAACATCGTACCCCTTTTTTAAATCTGATATGATTTCTCTTAGCGAAGATATACCGCCTTCTTTCCTGTAAGACCCCCTTACTGCACCCAGACTAAAATACCTCATAACCCTTGCAATAAATTCACCATCCCGGTGTCTGCTTATGAGCACTTTCCCCTTACCTCTTCTGTTGGCAAAGGGCATCATTAAAAGCCTTCCATGCCAGAAGCATACAATAGAGTTTTTTCCTTTGTCCCACATTTCGTGAGCCGGTTCGCTGCTTATATGCTTTATTTGAGAAGTAACTTTAATAAAAGAGATGATGATGTATATAAGCGGTGGGAGTATGCTAAGCAAAAGAAAATACTTAATCTGTTTAATAGACATTTTTTACCTTCTTGTTAATTTTAATTATCTTTTTTGAAGTTGCATCCCTGAATTGTAGTTCATAGAGCTTTTTATAAGGTCCATCAGATGAAACAAGCTCCTTGTGCGTCCCGGACTGAACTATTGTCCCTTCTTCAAGGACAATTATCCTGTCGGCATTTATAATGGTTGAAAGTCTGTGGGCGATAACAATGGTTGTCCTTCCTTTGATTAAGTTTTCAAATGCCTTTTGAACCTCAACCTCTGAAGCAGTATCGAGGGAACTTGTTGCTTCATCAAGAATAAGAATAGGGGTATCTTTGTACAACGCCCTTGCAATAGCGATCCTCTGTTTCTGACCTCCCGAAAGCCTTGTACCTTTTTCCCCGACTGAAGTATCATATTTTTTGGAGAGTTTTGCAATAAAATCCTGTGCGTATGCCATATTTGCAACCTCTTCTATTCTGTCCAGATGTTGTTCATCGCCGTAGCTTATATTGTTTTTTATTGTATCATTGAATAAGATTACATCCTGTGTGACAAGGGCAATGTTCCATCTTAACGAATTCAATGTTACATCTCTTATGTCAATTCCGTCAACCTCAATGCTGCCCTTTGCTACATCATAAAATCTTGGGATAAGGTTTACCAGCGTTGTTTTTCCTACTCCGCTTTCACCAACAATCGCAAGGACTTCGTTTTTATTAATTTTTAAATTTATGTTTTTCAGGATCATCTTATCTTCGTATTTAAAAAAGACATCTTTAAATTCGATAATACCCTGAACTTTCCCGAGGTCAACAGCATTAATTTTTTCCTCAATTTCCGGTTTTCTGTCGACAACCTCAAAGACTCTTTGGGCTGCTGCAAGCCCCTGTTGTATGTTATGGTTTTCCCTGTTAAGTCTTTTTATCGGTTCATAGAGCATCAAAAGGGCAGCAGTAAAAGAGAAAAAATTTCCAGGTGTTGAACGGCCTGATATTACTTCGCTGCCTCCATACCATATGATGATGCCTATGGCAACACCACCAAGCGTTTCCATAATCGGAGACGATAAAGCCCTTATTTTGTAGCGCTTCAGAATGATATGGAAAAGGGCATTATTTTCTTCGTCAAATCTTTTATTTTCATATTCTTCCATGCAGAAGGCTTTGACAATCCGCTGGCCGGTTATAGTTTCGTGCAAAAAGTTGGTAAGTCTTGCCATTTCCTTCTGTGTTTTTGTACTGACTTTCCTTAATCTTTTTCCAAAGGTTACGATCGGATATATTGCAAAGGGCAGAATAATAAAGGCAATAGTGGCAAGCTTCCAATCCCGGTAAAAGACTACGAAAATAAGGCCTATTATTGTAAAAGAATCTTTAAGAATTGCAGTGAAGGCATCGGATACAGTGCTTTGGACAAGCGTTACATCATTTATTATTCTTGAAATAATAGTTCCCGTTGGTGTCTTGTCAAAAAATGATAAGGGCTGTCTCTGGAGAGCGTTAAAAACTTGATTTCTGATATCTGTTATGACTTTTTGACCAACATAACCCATCAGGTATGCCTGGAAATAATCGAAGACTCCCTTGAACAAATATAGAATTATTACGCCAAATGGGATTACATAAAGCATTGATGCATTTTTTTCAAAAAAGATATTATCAAGGACAGGCTTAACAATATAAGCAGTTAATCCATTTATCCCGGCCACAAGGGACATGAACACCATAGCAAAAAGAAGCTTTTTCCAGTATGGCTTAACGTATTTAAGGAGTCTAAGATATAGTGCCATAGGTTTGTTTTAAAAAATCAATGATTGTATTTTTTGTTAATTCGTATGAATCCATATTATCAAGTTCCGTTCTTATTTTGGTCAACTCCTCATTTATTCTATCGCTACCATTATTTAACATATAGAGCGCCTTTTCTGCAATTTTTTCAGGGTCTAAGTGTTGTATAAACTCCGGGAATACCTCTCTTCCTGCTATAATATTGGGAAGACTTATATATTTCGATTTTACCAGTAATTTTGCGATTATATAAGATATTTTTGAGATTTTATAAATTACGATTGTAGGGGCGCCAAGAATTGCAGCTTCCATAGTTGCACTGCCGGAAGCGATAATCGCAATGTCGCAAAAGGAAAGGGCCTCATAGGTAAGTCCCTTAAGGTAATTGATATGTATAGTCCCAGTATTAAAATTTTCCACTGTTTTTTGATCAATGCCTTCAGCCAACGGTAAGATTATTGCCGGTTTGTTAAAATGAGGTGCAATGCTTTCAATTGTTTTTATTAAGACCGGCATATGTTTCTTAATCTCATTATCCCTGCTCCCCGGCATTATAGTTATGATCGGGGTTTTTGATTTTATAGCAGCCTTATCAATAAACTCTTCTTTTGTGAGCAGCGGTTTTACATTATTTACAAATGGATGTCCCACATATGTTGCATCAATATCGTATGCGTCATAGAGTTTTTTTTCAAAAGGAAGGATGCATATGACCTTGTCAACAATCTTTTTTATCGTTTTTATGCGTCCCTGTTTCCACGCCCATATTTGGGGGGGGATGAAATATAAAACAGGTATGCCGTATTTTTTTGCAATTTTTGCAACTCTCATGTTAAAGCCAGGAAAATCAACAAGTATAACGAGAGATGGCTTGATATTATTTAAATGTTTTTTGATTTGGCGAAATGCTGTCCATATATGCTTCAGTTTTGGAAATATCTCATTAATGCCTGTGAGGGATATATTCCTGTAATCATGTACGATATGAACACCGGCTTCTTCGAGCTTTTTACTGCCTATACCGCTGAATTCGATATTCAAAGATTCTCTGATCTTCTTAACAACATGACAGGCATGAATTTCGCCTGAAAGTTCCCCGGTTACTATGACT harbors:
- a CDS encoding lysophospholipid acyltransferase family protein — translated: MSIKQIKYFLLLSILPPLIYIIISFIKVTSQIKHISSEPAHEMWDKGKNSIVCFWHGRLLMMPFANRRGKGKVLISRHRDGEFIARVMRYFSLGAVRGSYRKEGGISSLREIISDLKKGYDVAITPDGPKGPKYVVKKGIIELAKITGKAIVPISYSASKKKLFIPGTALLSPVPFQKFCFSGESRFL
- the msbA gene encoding lipid A export permease/ATP-binding protein MsbA translates to MALYLRLLKYVKPYWKKLLFAMVFMSLVAGINGLTAYIVKPVLDNIFFEKNASMLYVIPFGVIILYLFKGVFDYFQAYLMGYVGQKVITDIRNQVFNALQRQPLSFFDKTPTGTIISRIINDVTLVQSTVSDAFTAILKDSFTIIGLIFVVFYRDWKLATIAFIILPFAIYPIVTFGKRLRKVSTKTQKEMARLTNFLHETITGQRIVKAFCMEEYENKRFDEENNALFHIILKRYKIRALSSPIMETLGGVAIGIIIWYGGSEVISGRSTPGNFFSFTAALLMLYEPIKRLNRENHNIQQGLAAAQRVFEVVDRKPEIEEKINAVDLGKVQGIIEFKDVFFKYEDKMILKNINLKINKNEVLAIVGESGVGKTTLVNLIPRFYDVAKGSIEVDGIDIRDVTLNSLRWNIALVTQDVILFNDTIKNNISYGDEQHLDRIEEVANMAYAQDFIAKLSKKYDTSVGEKGTRLSGGQKQRIAIARALYKDTPILILDEATSSLDTASEVEVQKAFENLIKGRTTIVIAHRLSTIINADRIIVLEEGTIVQSGTHKELVSSDGPYKKLYELQFRDATSKKIIKINKKVKNVY
- the lpxB gene encoding lipid-A-disaccharide synthase yields the protein MYKAISNNLFNKKIVIVTGELSGEIHACHVVKKIRESLNIEFSGIGSKKLEEAGVHIVHDYRNISLTGINEIFPKLKHIWTAFRQIKKHLNNIKPSLVILVDFPGFNMRVAKIAKKYGIPVLYFIPPQIWAWKQGRIKTIKKIVDKVICILPFEKKLYDAYDIDATYVGHPFVNNVKPLLTKEEFIDKAAIKSKTPIITIMPGSRDNEIKKHMPVLIKTIESIAPHFNKPAIILPLAEGIDQKTVENFNTGTIHINYLKGLTYEALSFCDIAIIASGSATMEAAILGAPTIVIYKISKISYIIAKLLVKSKYISLPNIIAGREVFPEFIQHLDPEKIAEKALYMLNNGSDRINEELTKIRTELDNMDSYELTKNTIIDFLKQTYGTIS